The region aacctaggtagtgcattccaaagaatcggcgccgcacgtgtaaagtcttggagacgggagtgggaggttctgattattgaggatgctaacccgaggtcattagcagagcggagggcacgggtaggttggtagactgagaccagagaggagatgtagggtggtgctgagccatggagtgctttgtggatgagggtagtagttttgtactggattctggattggatgggtagccagtgtaatgactggcacaaggtagaggcatcggtgtaacggttggcgaggaatatgatcctggcagcagcattcaggacagattggagcggggagagtctggtaaaaggtaggccaattagtagagagttacaatagtccagacgagaatgaataagtgagacagtaagagtttttgcagagtcgaaagtaagaaaagggcgaattctggaaatgtttttgagatgcagataagaaataCATACAACCTACATATTAATATattcataaataaaatgttcatatgTCTGCTGTCAGTCAGTAAATAATCTTGCAGTTTTTTGCTAAGTGGATTTGGTGTTAGATCCTAGAATTTCCTGATTTCTGGAGCTGGGTGTGGAGGGGAGGCCGCCTCTCCATCAGGACAGTATTCTGCTGTcagtcaggtacaatttacaagggGCCGTATTCCTGGAAGATTAGTGTGAGTCATTGAGGAGCCGCTCTCCGTATGTGACGACTCTGGACTACAGGTCACATTTACCTGCCGCCTTGTGGCCATCGATCCCAGGAGACACTAATCCCTCTGCCCATGTTGATACCTGCCCAATAATACTTCTATAAAGCAAATTATTATGTAAAAGTCCCGGACTCCTCTGTACTCACATGTGAAAACTTCTCATTCCACAGAATGGAGCTGATATTCAATGTGATTTTGTCTCCATCATTAGATTCTGGGTTGACTTTTCCCACTTTCACAAAATTAAATGTGTTCTCGAGAACCTGAACATTAATGATGTCATAGGAAGCTGTGAGGTCACCATCAGCATTAAATGTAAACTTCTCCCCTGACCTGGTACGGAAACTTGATTTCTTGAGGTGATGAAGCACCTGTAGAAGTGGTACATGGTCAGTAAGTATCACAGAATCCACCTCATGACCTTCAATCCTCACCCTGGCGAATATGCAGTCATGGTCCATACTCTGAACCGGCCATTACAGCTCCATGGTTGACATTTGGTCAGGGGCTGGCTCGTCATACCGCAACCAGTACATGGGATGGAAACAATTAAAGTTTCAATCATTTGGGCCTTATCTAGAGGATTTATCTGGTAGTGAATGAACAATATATTCAAATTTTATGAATCAGGACTCTAAAATATGTTCTGAATGTTGCTCATGAGCCAAGTGATTTCTTCTTTTTAGAATTGACATAAATGGCTACAACGGCCACACAGTAAGAAGATTAACTGTGCAAACCTGAGACAAAGACTGATGTGACCTAATCTCACTGAATACCAAGAAGCAACAATCTGGATGGAATACGGTGACATGGCATGGTGCGGAGTAGTGCGAGGCATGAGGCACTCTATCACCATTTTTCTTAAGTTTATATGCAGAAGATATTTTTAGGAAGGCTAGATTGCTAAAAAGGAAACAAAATTGCTGGACTAATCAACAACAATTTTAAGTACACAGATGATACAATATTGATAGCAACAAGTGTGGATGGAATGAAGGACTCATTTTTCGAAGTGGCAAGACGGAACTTTCGAACATGGAACCCTACCCAACACAAAGAAGATGAAGATATCGACTACTGCCGGGTATGACGGTGGGGCACATGTGAGATGGATGGCTACAAACtgaaagttgtaaaggacttcaaactTCTCGGATCAATCATCGAAATGCAGCGATGATACCAGAAGTCAAtgggagaatagctatgggcaaatcaacaatgaagtgactggacaaggtcttcaagttgaggaacatttcactggcaatTTATGCACAGTACATAGTTTGGTATTttgatgtctttgaaatgtggcgcTGGAGAAGGACTTCAACAATACCATGGATAGCAAGTAGAACAAATAAATTAATTTTGGAATGAATAAAGCCAGAAATGTCATTTGAAGCAACGATCgccaagctacaacttgcctactttggacacaacaTACAAAGAGAGCAATAACTGGAggaggtcagaagaatagaaggaacaatacAAAGAGGACGActagcaacccaatggcttgagaAGATCCTGCTGGAGCTATCTAGGCTTGGACAAAATCAGTGTTTCTCCAGATTGTTCATCTATCAAGTTGCATTGGCTGGAGATTGAGTTGAAAGCGGTAAAACAAAACCAAGAAAACATTATATAAATCATCACATACCTTCAAAGGTTTTACATTCCTAAATTCATCACAGATTCCATCATGGCATCCAAGAAGCCAGTGCAATGCATGAGCGTAGGCATACACCGCTAGGTAGGCATGGTAGGTGAAACTCAGGTCATTGGTCTCAAATAAGAAAGGCATATTGTCTCCAAGGTCTTCTTTCCCTGTGCAGTGTGCTGTGTCATTTTTATTGaggacagctgaggtttgcaggtCCCTGTCCCCATTAGTCCACTTGCAGTTGAATGCTTTCTCCCAGAAAACTTTCATAAATGGGTACGAAGGATGATCAGATGGACTCAGATTGAGAAGAAAGCTCTCAAATCCAGGCATATCTCCTGTTTTTGGAATCAatccaatggtgccattcaaaatctTCCAGGTATTTTTAGAATAAAGTCCTGGAGTGATTGCAAAGGAAACAGAAGTTATGAATATCTTCCCAGTCACACCCTCAGCAAACAGAGCACCTAGCAGAGCTTTCGTGTGGACCTCAGGACAGTGCAGAACAATCACATTGACCGTGCTTTTCTTAATGACCTGGACCACGCTGGAAATCTGTCTGGCTGAATAGCTCAGGTGAATTTTCTCCAGGAAGGCTATACAAACTCCAATTCTCTCCATACTGGCTTGGATGACTTGTGCTCCTTGTAGCCCCACATCATTGTCCACCACCAACATTCCCACCCATGTCCAACCAAAATGACCAACCAGCTGAGAAAGAGCAATGTTCTGAAAAGCGTTGCTAGTTACTGTGCGGAAGAATGATGGGAAGTTAATCTTATTACTAAGGCTGGACAGGGTGGCCCCATGGCTGATCTGCAAAATACACATAATCTATTtcagaatccatgaaatttcctaTAATATTGATATACAGTAACTGAAGTTTGCAGCTTTACAtagtgaaagcaaagagcagatcaATGCATCATTCATAACAGGTGAGATGTGTGTACAAATGCTTTACCTGTGGGTAATGGAGGACACCAAGGATTCGAGCTATTGGAAGAGATAACGCTGAGTAAACATCCCCAATGATCCCAGCTTTGACAGATTGGAGGCAACAATCATAATCTGGAATAGGGTTAGCAGTTCCGGATAACAACGACATGAGTCCTCTGACTGCTCTCAGTTCAGACATACAAGTGTCTACGAGACTGAAACCCAGCGTGACATTAGGCAGGAGGTTCGGAGTTTGATTAACTTCATTTAGTGCAAATATGAGGCCAAGAACATCTCGGTAGTAACGAATGTGGAAACTGTGAGAACCAGAAGATAATGAGAGATTTATAGCTTATTTTATAATAAACACTAATTAATCTGAAATATACAGAGGCTGCAAGAAACGAGAAGAAGACATCATCAAGAAAGATCAATAAATGGTCAACGTGATCTGAAGCAACATGGTCACATCTAATTTGACTTTGACCAATGTATTTTCTAGTGACCTGAAGGCTTGACAAAAGCTTAAATGTATTGAGCCAAAACATTGTCACCTGTTCACATGGGCCATTACAACATTATTGGCACGCAATTTACCTAGACTGCTGCCCACCTTCTTGAGGTTTGTACAAAAAATGATTGATGGGTGACAACTAGCCGGTTGACACCTATCTTTGTATTTTATtaacactgttttatttttttctgctgaTATGAAGAGCAAGACACTATTTTTGATGTAACATTAGAAGCATCAGAAGTAGAAAGGATGAACCCACCCTTACCTGGTGCACAATACAGGCTTTGGCAGCTCCTGGAAAGTTGGTGGTTGGAAGTAAAATTCAGAGTGAACAACGAAGGTTCCTCCAATTAAAATATCTCCATTCTGGAGGAAGGAATCCATTGTCCATCCCTGAAGGCTGCAGCCAAGCTGGGAATGTTCTTCACTCAGTGAAGACAGAAGAAGAAGGAGTATTTGAAGAATTCTTCTCATGGAGACGGAATGGTCGTCTGAGATGTATCGAGAGTGTATGCCACGTCAAGCAACTGGAACTGAAGCAAAATGATGCCAACTTTGCTGATGCAGCATTTTTAAGCTATCTTTGATGTTAACTCATAATAATTCTATAGTTAATATGTTTAAAAAAAGCTCATAGAGGGGAAAGGATAAAATGAGGG is a window of Ranitomeya variabilis isolate aRanVar5 chromosome 2, aRanVar5.hap1, whole genome shotgun sequence DNA encoding:
- the LOC143808835 gene encoding extracellular calcium-sensing receptor-like, with translation MRRILQILLLLLSSLSEEHSQLGCSLQGWTMDSFLQNGDILIGGTFVVHSEFYFQPPTFQELPKPVLCTSFHIRYYRDVLGLIFALNEVNQTPNLLPNVTLGFSLVDTCMSELRAVRGLMSLLSGTANPIPDYDCCLQSVKAGIIGDVYSALSLPIARILGVLHYPQISHGATLSSLSNKINFPSFFRTVTSNAFQNIALSQLVGHFGWTWVGMLVVDNDVGLQGAQVIQASMERIGVCIAFLEKIHLSYSARQISSVVQVIKKSTVNVIVLHCPEVHTKALLGALFAEGVTGKIFITSVSFAITPGLYSKNTWKILNGTIGLIPKTGDMPGFESFLLNLSPSDHPSYPFMKVFWEKAFNCKWTNGDRDLQTSAVLNKNDTAHCTGKEDLGDNMPFLFETNDLSFTYHAYLAVYAYAHALHWLLGCHDGICDEFRNVKPLKVLHHLKKSSFRTRSGEKFTFNADGDLTASYDIINVQVLENTFNFVKVGKVNPESNDGDKITLNISSILWNEKFSHIPSSVCSDQCLPGHRKVPIQGKPVCCYDCIPCSMGEVANNTDASECLKCPVDQWSSEEKDRCIPKVVEFLTYEEPLGIMLVIMVVIFSSFTVCILILFAKHQETPIIKATNRELSYILLVSLILCFLCCLVFIGQPTKVTCLLRQTFFSMVFSISISSVLAKTIMVILAFKATRLNSPLRKWLGPIIPRHVVGLCSGLQIVICSVWLYKSPPFPALNTEIENHKIIFECNEGHKIFFYMTLGFMGFLAMISFFVAFLAKNLPGTYNEAKLITFSMLVFCCVWISFIPAYLSTSGKYTVAVQVFAILASSAGLLSCIFLPKCYILLLRPERNSRELLVSNKKNGMSG